The Dermacentor variabilis isolate Ectoservices chromosome 4, ASM5094787v1, whole genome shotgun sequence genome contains the following window.
atTATTTACTACCAAGAATGCGGCACTCGTCAGCACATAAGTGAACTAATATCTACAAAGATCACAGTTATGACTACACCATCGTGGTAGCTCACAGCAGGCCAACTGCTGCATGTCTTTCCAATAAATTCAATCAAAACTGGATCACAAAATTTTTGCATTCATAAAGTTCTGCTATAATTTGTATCGCAGTGTATATTCCTTATACAGCAGAACTTTCAAAGGAATGCAACGATTTAGTGCACAAGACAAGTAGCCACTTAACTGTCATTAAATAGGAAGAATTTATTGAAGTGAAATCATGCAAACCAAATGATACCCATTTAACAATGGCACCTGTTAAGCTGCGGCACTGGTTAATCTGCTAacagcagcttttgcacagaatAGGGACATCCTCTTGTAGTGAATCACTTTCATAGTTTCTTTTCTGTACCAATATGTGTGTAGTATCATGAAGAGAAATGAATAGTTACTTAAAATTAAACATTTAAATAAAGCACTGCAACAGGGACCTGGCACACCTAGCATTGACTGCCATGGATGTACAACAGCAAGCTGTCTTCACTAAATATTTTAATGCCTGATGCTAGTCAGCATAGTCAGTGACGAGTCAAGAATGCAATGGCAAGTGCCCATCATAAGGATCACGTACATACACATGCATATTGTTTCCCCCTTCTCTCTTATCCTTGGTGCCCATGCTCTGTCCTTGCTTTGCTCAGGTGCTTCCTTGTCCTGAATATTCTCATCTCACCCTAACAGGGGAGCTTGTTGTTCATCAAGTGTGTGTGGCACCCTTGCCTGTGGAAATAGATAGATGAACTGGGCCGTTCCGCCTTCTCGGTGCTTGTACACACACAGGGGGGTGGCATAGGGGGGTAGCCGGAGACAAAAGTACattggacaagaggttatgaaaatcTGTTTATCCCTTTTACAAAGACTgctttgttgcactttgaactGCCGTCTTGGTAACATGGTGATTTCGGGGATGTTTGTGGGTGTGGTGGGTGACCCAATGAGCACAGTGGGAGCAGCTCCTTTTCATGCAAGAAACTATTGAATGAAGCAGGGAGAGGCGTTTTATTGGAAGGAATGCCTTTACATTCTTGACTTGTCACTTGCTACAGATCATGTCTGTATTCATTCCACAAGGTTGTTTTATTTTCACTTCATTTATAACAGCATTTGGCATGAAATGAGCCATCTAAAGGCTATAACATCTTCTTTAGTACCTATCAATTTCAGCGCAACactgcacaaacacacacaaactacAATCACTTGCTCCCAACAACATTCGGGAGAATAAATGAGGCGGACAAAGTTCATTCTTTTGGTTGCTAAGAAACTAAGGGTTGGGAATCAATAACCGTTTACAGGGTCATTCCATGCCAACTGTACCAACAGCAGTGCTCGAGTAGTATCCATTTccctaaaaaaataaaacgtagaGAAGCATTATGTGCACAGTGCTATCCCAAAATGTTTTAACCAGAACACATTTTTTGCACCCATCAGGGGCATTTGAATTTTACGAAACGGTGGAAAACCAGGTACGAAACAAAAATTTGCCAAAAATTGACCATTTTGCACATTCTTTCAAACTTTGCGTTCTTGCATTGTTTGAACATTGTGCTTTCATTTTAAAACAGTTTCACAAAGTGCTTTTATGTTTTTCAGTCCTTAGCACCAAGGTAAAATTGCACTAATTATAGCATTTTGGGGAAATCTTTCACAATGAATGGTCACGAAAGAAAACCTGGAATTATTTTTACAGAACTGTCACTAGAACATACTATCttataaaattttattttcgctcATGTGCTGTGCAGAGGCTCTAAAGTAAAAGGCCAACTTTGGCAAAAATGCTATTTCGGCCTATGTTCAGACGGTCCAAAGTATGCAAAAAAGCAGACATATTTGAGAAGCATAACAACTTTTGTCACGGAAGTTTTAATCGAAGTAATTTGCTTTTTTACACACCctcaaaaaagtttttttttttttccgagttcTACCATTGCAATATTTTGTTTTGTGCTTCTACTCCCGCCAACATGCTACGAGGTGGACACACAAACTGAATTTGCTGCATAAGAAATGCAGTGATTTATCTACGACATATGGTTCTTGGTTTTCATACTGCAGTTGATTATTATACAGTGTGATCATTTCAAAGTTTTACGTAATATTTAATAATCACCTGTCATAGATAGCATAATCCTtgttcttgagctagattatttagaggcagacattactagcaTTAGAAATCGAAACAGATGTACAGTTAATTAACAATTCACTCATTAACTTAATTGGTTACcatacagcacatattgcaatttacaaattgtagacAGTGAGCCtgcaagacatatccacttgaGACGAATTTccagggtgacaccagtttcaacATATTTCCCAAAATATGGGATGAAATatgttggcattccagttacttttgtgtttcaatgcataaaagagcactTTCATAAAATATTAAGTGCAACAGGGCATTATTTCAGGGTTTGATGGCACagatcttgaaactggtgtcattccggAAATTTATACGAAGTGGACACCCCTTGTAAACTGACtaaatttgtaaactgcaatatgtgctgaAACGTAATTAAGATGCTAATTAGCAAATTTTTAAATTTAGTTGCAtatgtacttttatttcttgtgtaaGTAATGTCCACTTCTCCAACCAATCCCACTCAAGGACTAGAATACAATAATTCAAGACAATAATTCTATAAAGACTATAatacaagcaaaaaaaatttcTATCAATGCCCATGCTTGTCTAAACACACAAGGCTGCATATGCAGCTGGCATAATCAAAGGCAGTCAGCCCAAATGCAAAGCGCTACTCTTATTTTAGGATTCTCTTAGTGCTTTCAAAGCAAAAGTAgcatgcgttgtgactgaagacTAATAATAGCTTATTTATCTACAGTAGACACATGTCTAATACCACATACGTGGTGCTGCTAGCACTGGGCTTCAAAAAGAGCTATAGAACTTCCCTGCTGACTTTGTCCTCATACTCCCTCCACTACTGCATGTCACTATCCATATTTTGAAGGTGGACATAAATATGCAGCCTACAACACACAGCCGACATGGTCCAGACCTTTGACAGTTCACCATATTGTTGACCCGCAGTGCCTTAATGCAGATGCAGTCCTTCAAAACAGTCATTCCTTTTTTTGGCTTCCTGTGGAGCAACTTCTGAGAAGTTTCCCTGCCTAAGCAAATATGAATCACTGCTTTGCCATAGTACACATTGCAGTTTATTCATAACATGTCTAACTAGTGGGGAGAATCCTTTGGGGCTCTGCTTAAACTACAGCTTGCAATGGAGACCAGAATTATTGAGGATCATCATcagttacaagaaaaaaaaaatgtggctatAAGACAAACACATTATCAATTACACAAGATATAGAACTTGGTGAATCTCTGTGTTGCAACTAAGCTCTAATCTCATCAGGCTTTTCAACAGCATCGTAAAAATTGTAAAGAATCGTCCCTGTTATAAAACCCCAGATTTACACACATCCTACTACTTTGAATGTGTTCAATGTTGTGCATTCTCATGATTGTGTGTTTCATAGACTGTAAGCTGCAAGCAGGTAAATGCACTCCTATCATCTATTGTTGTAGCAGCAGATAATGAACAGGGTCCTGCACATGCTTAATGTGAACCTTCATCCACTTACTTTTTTCTTAAATGTGCAAACTCTGCATGCCAACCTACAAACATTTTGCCAAGAGGCTTACTTCAGACACACCTGTTACAAGGTGTGGCAATTTCCAGTCTTGTGACCTGATAATTTATTACTTTCCCTTAGTTCATGTAAGTGCATACTGTGACACATTTCCCTGTTTAATAAAATTTCGCTACTGATGCACCAGCATATGTTTTGCATTCATTCTGCATGGCCTATAAGATTCTTGAAGCAGGTGTGACTGCAGTCCAAAGGTAAGGGTGAGAACACCAGGAATGCATGAAAGGAAAGAAGACACTGAATGTAGAGGCAATATCAAACAGCTGCGGATGCAAGAGTACTGCACCTTCTGTTCATTAATATTCATCATTCATCAAGTAAAAATTTTTAATTTGTACTACTGAACATGATGAAGCCTGGTGAGACGTGCCACCATTGTAGTCAACTAAtgggttttgtttttctttctttctttcttccagatGAACAGTGATGCAATAAATTTGCTTCGTTCAATGACCTAGATTTTCACACAGGGCTATGTGTGGCCAGCAGCTGACCTCTGCAGTAACTGTGCAAAGCGGTTAGTGATTGAGAGTGATGTGTCGATAAAACGCTCAACACAGTTTGACAGGCAGGTCTCTGTCCGCCCGTCCAGCTTGGTGCCTGGCTTGTCCATGCACTTGTCCCAGCAAATCTCATTGAGCCGATGGACCTGAGAACAAACACACCATTGTCAGTAACATAAAAACAACTGGAAATGATAATCTTCCGTTCTTCTAAACCACATTTTCATACCCTCAGAAGTCTGGTGAACTCATCACTTAAGCATGGCGTAGCCTGGTAGTGCCGTAGCCCCCTCCTCTGGCTGCACCCTTGCAAAGTTGATAACTACAGTAGACGTCGCCTAAGTAGGATTCGAAGAGACAGGAAAATGTGCTCCATTTCTCCAAAGTTCCATTTAAGTGAAGGACACAAACATCACCCAGAATCGTCTTGTTTGAAGAGCATCCCAGTGTTTCGATATTATGGTGGTGAAAAGAGATGCTCTACTGTGCTCCGCTTTTAATATTGTAGCTTCTTTTGCATGAGGTTGTGTTCACACATGAAATAGTTGCCAATAATTCTGCACAGTTCTCGCGTTCGAAATACATAGTGCTgcagaaagggggttaaccgaggggcccgatatttattagtcatatcataagaagccaacaaacactgacaccaaggacaacataggagaaattacttgtgcttaataaatgaaataatgaaacgataaattaatggaaattaaagtggatgagaaaacaacttgccgcaggtgggaaccgaacccacaaccttcgcatttcgcgtgcgatgctctaccaattgagctaccgtggctaCGGgataaaggacgttccacgtctgccaccaaggtctgcgagtggtggcgctggctaacactcccagggttctactaggacacataaatacccaagaaagtggatggggaaacagcgccgcggtagctcaattggtagagcatcgcacgcgaaatgcaaaggttgtgggttcggttcccacctgcggcaagttgttttctcatccactttaatttccattaatttatcgtttcattatttaatttattaggcacaagtcatttctcctatgttgtccttggtgtcagtgtttgttggcttcttatgatatgactaataaatatcgggcccctcggttaaccccctttcttctcgtttattacataacgagggtctcgaatccggctacattgatgccttcaggtagcatatgtgggtttattgaccagttgccttcacccaaaaaagatcacgttatcgtgacgcctgcgggataaaggacgttccacgtccgccgccaaggtctgtgagtggtggcgctggctaacactcccagggttctactaggacacataaatacccaaaagagtggatggggaaacagcgccgcggtagctcaatcggtagagcatcgcacgcgaaatgcgaaggttgtgggttcggttcccacctgcggcaagttgttttctcatccagtttaatttccatgaatttatcgtttcattatttcatttattaagcacaagtaatttcccctatgttttccttggtgccagtgtttgttggcttcttatgatagcgCTGCAGAGTTTCACCTGCATCTCTTGCCGTCTGGTCCAAAACAGTAATGTGCACAGAAACAGCAGTACCTATGTCTTCATCAACAGATTTATAGTCTTCGTCAGGAACTTAACCAGTAATATCCTCAACTGTCTCATCAGAGCAGGTAACAAGGGAATCATCTGAGGTCTCTTATTCCTGGCAATGTGAATGAAGCAGTAGTGGCAGCCTGACCGCAAGCTCCTACCTACTTTGCAGTGCTCTTCCTGCTCAGGGATCATTATACTTGCCTAACGAAGACTTCATGCAACTTGGACATCTTTAATTTGCATTAAATTTCCCGCAACTGCCTGATGgaatatttattatttatctttatttatacCATCACTCTTTGGCATGTTTGTCATACTTTTCTGGTCCCATGTGCTGATGAGGTAGGTCATAGTTTCAGTTAAAGTTCCGTTTAACTGGAGTTCACAGTTTTCTAACATTGCGTCTATGGGCGGCCAACCAAAGCTGATGACACTGTTCTGTTTATCCAGCATTTTCTTTAATAGAGTTCTAATTATCTGGAGTCCAAGAAGTTTATGAAAACCCGAGTTTTGTAATTGGTCTAGCTGGATAACTTATGCAATGACAACCTGATAACCATTGTGTGTTTCACAACTGCCCTTTTAACCAGTTTGGAATGCCTGGAATAAAAGAGCTCAAGATTGTTTACTTAAAGGGACCACTAAAGTTAAACAATAAAtgagtttagactaatgaagcattgtttgagaactctgcaggcagtcatatcaaaataatagtttgattattagatgagaaaatgaaggtcaaagtattAGTATTTACAAGCCACACTGAAACCCCaatgccggtacgtcagtgtgacgtcaggaattccaaagtttgttttcgcatttgggccgcgttggctgggtaaaggttcctgaaacttgccatgtttaatatctggtacctttagaacacaatgtagtcaatctgtaccgctacatACTTAATTatgccctagaagatgccatcaaaatccatgacgtcacagcgaccaggtgcgggaacttcaaagtGGCATCGCCACccatctttcgttcttgcgcttcttca
Protein-coding sequences here:
- the Tim8 gene encoding translocase of inner membrane 8 isoform X2, which codes for MSFDSGEASTGVDREMQQFLAVEQQKAQFQAQVHRLNEICWDKCMDKPGTKLDGRTETCLSNCVERFIDTSLSITNRFAQLLQRSAAGHT
- the Tim8 gene encoding translocase of inner membrane 8 isoform X1, which translates into the protein MSFDSGEASTGVDREMQQFLAVEQQKAQFQAQLSTLQGCSQRRGLRHYQATPCLSDEFTRLLRVHRLNEICWDKCMDKPGTKLDGRTETCLSNCVERFIDTSLSITNRFAQLLQRSAAGHT